The segment CCTTTTCATTGACCGGCTTGGTGATGAAGGCGCGCGCACCCTGGCGCAGGCCCCAAACGCGGTCCGTTTCCATGGACTTGGTGGTGATCATGACGATCGGAATGCCCGACGTCGCGGGATCGCGCGTGAGCGTACGCGTGGCCTGGAAGCCGTTCATGCCGGGCATGATGACGTCCATGATGACCAGGTTGGGCTTGTCCGAGCGCACGCGCTCGATGCCTTCTTCGGCATTGCCCACGGAATCGACCTTGTAGCCGGCACGCTCCAGCAGCGTAGTGAACACGCGGACGTCGGTCGGCGAATCGTCGATGATGAGAATATTTGCCACAGGTCCCCCTAGACCCTGTTGCCGACGGCTTTACACCGTGGCGACGTGTCGATG is part of the Dyella jiangningensis genome and harbors:
- a CDS encoding response regulator, which translates into the protein MANILIIDDSPTDVRVFTTLLERAGYKVDSVGNAEEGIERVRSDKPNLVIMDVIMPGMNGFQATRTLTRDPATSGIPIVMITTKSMETDRVWGLRQGARAFITKPVNEKDLLACINDLLPSAA